A single Iodidimonas sp. SYSU 1G8 DNA region contains:
- a CDS encoding cytochrome P450, producing MDDATRRVEDFSLMDHATQSDPFAFYAAAHSQCPVYRMPETGFYVVTRYDDLRQVLKDTETFSNDVSAKDGKGLQGELGVLYEEIIAERGWAHVQTLQRTDPPLHSRYRKLLDRVFTAKRVREMQPYVDQVANDLIDSWIDDGECEFNMRFAMPMPGIIIAEQLGLDRSQVATFKRWADALIALSIRKWTEAEIRQIAETELEMQHYLFHEFEKRREKPTGDLISALVHAHGDDEEALSMHELQNLMHQLISGGFETTQSAIAHGMWLLLRHPETMQRMRDDMSLIKPFCEEAMRIESPVQGLARKTTREVELNGTTIPAGSMVLTRYGAANRDPEKFACPHLFDIDRKNAGAQIAFGAGVHFCVGASLARQEMVSSFTALLTRLDDIELARELPQPVHNPSLYFMPMKELPIRFRKR from the coding sequence ATGGATGATGCCACGAGACGTGTCGAAGACTTCAGCCTCATGGATCACGCCACGCAGAGCGATCCGTTCGCGTTCTACGCCGCGGCCCATTCCCAGTGCCCCGTATACCGCATGCCGGAGACCGGCTTCTACGTGGTCACCAGATATGACGATTTGCGACAGGTGCTGAAGGATACCGAGACCTTCTCCAACGATGTCAGCGCCAAGGATGGCAAAGGGCTGCAGGGCGAACTGGGCGTGCTGTACGAGGAGATCATCGCCGAGCGAGGATGGGCCCATGTCCAGACCCTTCAGCGGACCGACCCGCCCCTCCATTCGCGCTACCGCAAGCTGCTGGACCGGGTGTTCACGGCCAAGCGGGTGCGCGAGATGCAGCCCTATGTGGACCAAGTCGCCAACGATCTGATCGACTCATGGATCGATGACGGCGAATGCGAATTCAACATGCGGTTCGCCATGCCCATGCCGGGCATCATCATCGCCGAGCAGCTCGGGCTGGACCGGAGCCAGGTCGCGACCTTCAAGCGCTGGGCCGACGCGCTGATCGCCCTGTCGATCCGCAAATGGACCGAGGCGGAAATCCGCCAGATCGCCGAGACCGAACTGGAGATGCAGCATTATCTGTTCCACGAGTTCGAGAAGCGGCGTGAAAAACCCACGGGCGACCTGATCTCGGCCCTCGTGCACGCCCATGGCGACGACGAGGAGGCGCTGAGCATGCACGAGTTGCAGAACCTGATGCACCAGCTGATCAGCGGCGGCTTCGAGACGACGCAGAGCGCCATCGCCCACGGCATGTGGCTACTGCTGCGCCATCCCGAGACCATGCAGCGCATGCGCGACGACATGAGCCTGATCAAGCCGTTCTGCGAGGAGGCCATGCGCATCGAGAGCCCTGTCCAAGGGCTGGCGCGCAAGACGACCCGCGAGGTGGAACTGAACGGCACGACGATCCCGGCCGGGTCCATGGTGCTGACGCGCTATGGCGCCGCCAATCGTGATCCCGAAAAGTTCGCGTGTCCGCACCTGTTCGACATCGACCGCAAGAATGCCGGCGCCCAGATCGCGTTCGGCGCGGGCGTCCATTTCTGCGTCGGCGCCAGCCTGGCGCGGCAGGAAATGGTCAGTTCGTTCACCGCCCTTCTCACCCGGCTGGACGACATCGAACTGGCCCGCGAGTTGCCACAGCCGGTGCATAATCCCAGCCTCTATTTCATGCCCATGAAGGAGTTGCCGATCCGCTTCCGCAAGCGCTGA
- a CDS encoding nitroreductase family protein produces MTDPGLFEIIHSTRAMRRLKPDPVPREAIERILRAGQAAPSGGNAQNWGFIVVESPDIKRQVQHYYQRAYDEGVGRHYAERLGAMPAGEARDKLARQVAAVSHLTERFHEAPVWIVACLDVGPKGGMPGSGASIYPAVQNMLLAARALGLGATLTMRHMMFGAEVDAIFGLPEGIRSFAILPIGYPEGRFGPVQRGPLSEVTHHDRWGNSYF; encoded by the coding sequence ATGACCGATCCAGGGCTGTTCGAGATCATCCACTCCACGCGGGCCATGCGCCGGCTGAAACCGGATCCGGTGCCGCGCGAGGCGATCGAGCGTATCCTGCGCGCGGGTCAGGCGGCGCCCAGCGGCGGCAACGCACAGAACTGGGGTTTCATCGTGGTCGAAAGTCCCGACATCAAGCGCCAGGTGCAGCACTACTATCAGCGCGCCTATGACGAGGGTGTCGGTCGGCATTACGCCGAGCGTCTGGGAGCCATGCCCGCTGGCGAGGCACGCGACAAGCTGGCGCGACAGGTCGCGGCGGTAAGCCACCTGACCGAGCGGTTCCACGAGGCACCGGTCTGGATCGTCGCCTGCCTTGATGTGGGGCCAAAAGGCGGCATGCCGGGCAGCGGCGCGTCTATCTATCCGGCGGTTCAGAACATGCTTTTGGCGGCTCGGGCGCTTGGCCTGGGCGCGACCCTGACCATGCGCCACATGATGTTCGGCGCCGAGGTTGACGCCATATTCGGCCTTCCAGAGGGAATCCGCTCTTTCGCGATCCTGCCGATCGGCTATCCCGAAGGCCGTTTCGGCCCCGTCCAACGGGGACCCTTGTCCGAGGTGACGCACCACGACCGGTGGGGCAACAGCTACTTCTGA